Proteins encoded by one window of Pseudonocardia alni:
- a CDS encoding carbon-nitrogen hydrolase family protein: MRIALAQIAATTDPAENLALVADGVADAAARGARLVVFPEATQCRFGVPLGPVAEPLDGAWASRVRELAADAGVTVVAGMFTPADGGRVRNTLLATGPGVEEHYDKIHLFDAFGFAESDTVAPGARPVTVTVDGVTVGLATCYDLRFAGLFQTLGDAGAQVVVVPASWGAGPGKREQWELLVRARALDTTAFVAACDQADPEAAGRPVAGGAPTGIGISAVAGPTGSLVAALDAAPGTLVVDLDLDAVTAARRAVPVLANRRY; this comes from the coding sequence ATGCGGATCGCCCTCGCCCAGATCGCCGCCACCACCGACCCGGCGGAGAACCTCGCCCTGGTCGCCGACGGCGTCGCCGATGCGGCCGCCCGGGGCGCGCGGCTGGTCGTGTTCCCCGAGGCCACCCAGTGCCGGTTCGGGGTGCCGCTCGGCCCGGTCGCCGAGCCCCTCGACGGCGCCTGGGCGTCCCGGGTCCGCGAGCTCGCCGCCGACGCGGGCGTCACCGTGGTCGCCGGGATGTTCACTCCCGCCGACGGCGGCCGCGTCCGCAACACCCTGCTCGCCACCGGGCCCGGTGTGGAGGAGCACTACGACAAGATCCACCTGTTCGACGCGTTCGGGTTCGCCGAGTCCGACACGGTCGCCCCGGGGGCCCGGCCGGTCACGGTCACCGTCGACGGTGTGACGGTCGGCCTCGCGACCTGCTACGACCTGCGGTTCGCGGGCCTGTTCCAGACCCTCGGCGACGCCGGGGCGCAGGTCGTCGTGGTGCCCGCGTCCTGGGGCGCGGGGCCGGGCAAGCGTGAGCAGTGGGAGCTGCTGGTGCGCGCGAGGGCCCTCGACACGACGGCCTTCGTGGCGGCCTGCGACCAGGCGGACCCGGAGGCGGCGGGGCGTCCGGTCGCCGGTGGCGCCCCGACCGGGATCGGGATCAGCGCGGTCGCCGGTCCGACCGGCTCGCTCGTCGCGGCGCTCGACGCCGCGCCGGGGACCCTGGTCGTGGACCTCGACCTCGACGCGGTGACCGCGGCCCGCCGGGCGGTCCCGGTCCTGGCCAACCGCCGGTACTGA
- a CDS encoding MauE/DoxX family redox-associated membrane protein, whose amino-acid sequence MLRHSPGTPSRDRRLALGLAGLLGTAAVLHVVRPEPFDSIVPRSLPGEPRFWTYASGAAEGAVAAAVAHPRTRRAGGWAAAALFAAVFPANVSMALHWNRKDPLYRAIGWGRLPLQVPLVLWALRIARSPPRG is encoded by the coding sequence ATGCTCCGTCACTCCCCCGGCACCCCGTCCCGTGACCGGCGTCTCGCTCTCGGGCTCGCGGGGCTGCTCGGCACCGCCGCCGTCCTGCACGTGGTGCGGCCCGAGCCGTTCGACTCGATCGTGCCGCGCAGCCTGCCCGGGGAGCCCCGGTTCTGGACCTACGCCTCCGGGGCCGCCGAGGGCGCCGTCGCCGCGGCGGTCGCGCATCCGCGGACCCGGCGTGCGGGCGGCTGGGCCGCGGCAGCGCTGTTCGCGGCGGTGTTCCCGGCGAACGTGTCGATGGCGCTGCACTGGAACCGCAAGGACCCGCTGTACCGGGCGATCGGCTGGGGTCGGCTGCCGCTGCAGGTCCCGCTGGTGCTGTGGGCACTGCGGATCGCCCGCAGCCCCCCGCGCGGCTGA
- a CDS encoding GntR family transcriptional regulator, translating to MPTSRESGRERALHYLRETVLVDPEVQGTFLNENELAGRIGVSRTPVREALLLLVADGLVEMLPGRGAYVPPLTGRQISELMDLRGVLEQHAARAAMDAHGVPFEAMDAALGRQRELAGAGGDPAEFIELDMVFHQALVDAAGNTLLSRTYAGLRVRQRRVGVTALFRTEGRRQAVCAEHGRIMTALAGDDPDAAAKAIDEHLQLTLRVLLRA from the coding sequence ATGCCGACGTCACGGGAGTCCGGTCGCGAGCGCGCGTTGCACTACCTGCGCGAGACCGTCCTGGTCGATCCGGAGGTGCAGGGCACGTTCCTCAACGAGAACGAGCTCGCCGGCCGGATCGGGGTGTCGCGCACGCCCGTCCGTGAGGCGTTGCTGCTGCTCGTGGCCGACGGCCTGGTCGAGATGCTGCCCGGTCGCGGCGCCTACGTGCCACCGCTGACCGGCCGGCAGATCTCCGAGCTGATGGACCTGCGCGGGGTCCTGGAGCAGCACGCCGCCCGCGCGGCGATGGACGCCCACGGCGTCCCGTTCGAGGCGATGGACGCGGCCCTGGGCCGGCAGCGTGAGCTCGCCGGCGCCGGCGGGGACCCGGCCGAGTTCATCGAGCTCGACATGGTGTTCCACCAGGCACTGGTCGACGCCGCCGGCAACACCCTGCTCTCGCGGACCTACGCCGGACTGCGGGTGCGCCAGCGCCGGGTCGGGGTGACCGCTCTGTTCCGGACCGAGGGCCGGCGCCAGGCGGTCTGCGCCGAGCACGGCCGGATCATGACGGCGCTGGCCGGGGACGACCCGGACGCGGCGGCGAAGGCGATCGACGAGCACCTGCAGCTGACCCTGCGCGTACTGCTCAGGGCGTGA
- a CDS encoding DUF2848 domain-containing protein produces the protein MTLELALPDGSTRSVEVHRVFNAGYAGRAQEEVAAHVAELAELGVPAPDTVPALYPVSPYLASQTDRVPAQHGRTSGEAEWALVVGDDVTDPLLTVACDHTDRALEVHGVAWSKNAGLDVLGRKAWRLSEVADRLDDISLRAWVRHGGSEELVQDATLAALLPPGYWVDLLRERGWLVPGTVLLSGTVAMRPGVDQFADAWRVELHDPATGDTIGLTYEVDRLPEPIG, from the coding sequence GTGACGCTCGAACTGGCCCTGCCCGACGGCAGCACCCGCTCGGTGGAGGTCCACCGGGTCTTCAACGCCGGGTACGCCGGACGCGCCCAGGAGGAGGTCGCCGCGCACGTCGCCGAGCTGGCCGAGCTGGGCGTGCCGGCCCCGGACACGGTGCCGGCGCTCTACCCGGTCTCGCCGTACCTGGCGTCGCAGACCGACCGGGTCCCCGCCCAGCACGGCCGGACCTCCGGCGAGGCGGAGTGGGCGCTGGTCGTCGGTGACGACGTGACCGACCCGCTGCTGACCGTCGCCTGTGACCACACCGACCGCGCCCTGGAGGTGCACGGCGTCGCGTGGAGCAAGAACGCGGGTCTCGACGTCCTGGGCCGGAAGGCCTGGCGGCTGTCGGAGGTCGCCGACCGGCTCGACGACATCAGCCTGCGCGCGTGGGTCCGTCACGGCGGCAGCGAGGAGCTCGTGCAGGACGCGACGCTGGCCGCCCTCCTCCCGCCCGGATACTGGGTCGACCTGCTGCGCGAGCGCGGCTGGCTGGTGCCCGGCACCGTCCTGCTGTCGGGGACCGTCGCGATGAGGCCGGGGGTCGACCAGTTCGCCGACGCCTGGCGGGTGGAGCTGCACGACCCGGCCACCGGCGACACGATCGGCCTGACCTACGAGGTCGACCGGCTCCCGGAGCCGATCGGCTGA
- a CDS encoding MFS transporter, translated as MTSTSASSSPPVDRRDLRKAFVASLTGTSLEWYDFAVYSAAAALVFPVLFFPAADPLTGLLLAFSTYAVGYVSRPLGGVVFGRLGDVIGRKQVLVITLVLIGVATFLIGLLPSYGTIGVAATILLVLLRFAQGVGVGGEWGGAVLLSSEFGDPRRRGFWASAAQVGPPAGNLLSNGVLALLTVLLTDQQFLDWGWRLAFLLSAVLVAFGLWIRLKLEDTPVFRAIAESGDRPSAPVREVFTAERRPLLAGILSRIGPDVSYALFTVFVLTFATSRLGFSRSEVLGAILIGSALQLPAIPLAGALTDRVNRRVVYGVAAAIAGVWPFVFFPMISGGSFGLLVLGVVVGLALHSFMYGPQAAFVTEQFSPRLRYTGSSLAYTIAGVVGGAIAPLAFTALSGGTGNWVPVAIYLAVACALTVTGLVLGRDPDHAEDEAYLSVTP; from the coding sequence ATGACCTCGACGTCCGCCTCCTCGTCACCACCGGTCGACCGCCGTGACCTGCGCAAGGCGTTCGTCGCGAGCCTCACCGGCACCTCGCTCGAGTGGTACGACTTCGCCGTCTACTCCGCGGCGGCGGCCCTCGTGTTCCCTGTGCTGTTCTTCCCGGCCGCGGACCCGCTGACCGGTCTGCTGCTCGCGTTCTCGACCTACGCCGTCGGCTACGTCTCGCGCCCGCTCGGTGGCGTCGTGTTCGGTCGCCTCGGCGACGTCATCGGCCGCAAGCAGGTCCTGGTCATCACGCTCGTGCTGATCGGCGTCGCGACGTTCCTGATCGGCCTGCTGCCGTCCTACGGCACCATCGGCGTCGCCGCGACGATCCTGCTGGTGCTGCTGCGCTTCGCCCAGGGCGTCGGGGTCGGCGGCGAGTGGGGCGGTGCGGTGCTGCTCTCCAGCGAGTTCGGCGACCCCCGCCGGCGCGGGTTCTGGGCCTCGGCCGCCCAGGTCGGTCCGCCGGCGGGCAACCTGCTCTCCAACGGCGTGCTCGCGCTGCTCACCGTGCTGCTCACCGACCAGCAGTTCCTCGACTGGGGCTGGCGGCTGGCGTTCCTGCTCTCGGCGGTGCTGGTCGCGTTCGGTCTGTGGATCCGGCTGAAGCTGGAGGACACCCCGGTCTTCAGGGCGATCGCCGAGTCCGGTGACCGGCCGTCCGCGCCGGTGCGCGAGGTGTTCACCGCCGAGCGGCGCCCGCTGCTCGCGGGGATCCTCAGCCGGATCGGCCCGGACGTCAGCTACGCGTTGTTCACCGTCTTCGTGCTCACCTTCGCCACCAGCCGGCTCGGGTTCTCCCGCTCGGAGGTGCTCGGCGCGATCCTCATCGGGTCGGCCCTCCAGCTCCCCGCGATCCCGCTGGCGGGCGCGCTGACCGACCGGGTCAACCGGCGCGTGGTCTACGGTGTCGCCGCCGCGATCGCCGGGGTGTGGCCGTTCGTGTTCTTCCCGATGATCTCCGGTGGCTCGTTCGGGCTGCTCGTGCTCGGCGTGGTCGTCGGGCTCGCGCTGCACTCGTTCATGTACGGGCCGCAGGCCGCGTTCGTGACCGAGCAGTTCTCGCCGCGGCTGCGCTACACCGGCAGCTCGCTCGCCTACACGATCGCCGGTGTCGTCGGCGGGGCGATCGCGCCGCTGGCGTTCACCGCGCTGTCCGGCGGGACGGGCAACTGGGTGCCGGTCGCGATCTACCTGGCCGTCGCCTGCGCCCTGACCGTCACCGGGCTGGTCCTGGGGCGCGACCCCGACCACGCCGAGGACGAGGCCTACCTGTCCGTCACGCCCTGA
- a CDS encoding glycosyltransferase family 39 protein, producing the protein MTSSTTVRDSGAAPTAVPRLARLPVGIVAGVVAVVHLVMGALGRGYWFDEALMLAIGRHHLDWGSADQPPVAPALAGLADVLAPGVNGVLRIVPSLATAGAVVVAALIARELGGDRRAQVLTALAQATGLWVTLFGHFLTPYSLEPLQWALLLWLLVRWTRVRDDRLLLAVGPLLGLAALTKFQVILLGAVLVLAIGVAGPRAMLRRPAFWWAALLGALIASPTLVWQAVHGWPQLRMTSVVAQESVLFGGPGPNAVAMLLLAGLLGTVLVVVGTVAAFTTPRLRPYRFVAVAFLVLWIVFAVTVGRAYYLCGLHGAVAALGAVWFQERRATGRRRWSWVAWPAGVLSVALAAAMLSASAGAADPAVPERIVGEVARVRDGLPPDQRDRAVVVGGSYIFAAYVDTADPALGLPPGYSGNRSYGYFDPPPDDHDVVIFLGRDPGLLAPTGVVLRPVTDLGDGNRIWLGEGLTRPWSQVWPQLRTLVVD; encoded by the coding sequence ATGACGTCGTCGACCACGGTCCGGGACTCCGGCGCTGCGCCCACGGCGGTTCCGCGGCTCGCGCGGCTGCCCGTCGGGATCGTCGCCGGGGTGGTGGCCGTCGTCCACCTCGTCATGGGGGCGCTGGGGCGCGGGTACTGGTTCGACGAGGCGCTGATGCTGGCGATCGGGCGGCACCACCTCGACTGGGGGTCGGCCGACCAGCCCCCGGTCGCACCGGCGCTGGCCGGGCTCGCCGACGTCCTCGCACCCGGGGTGAACGGGGTGCTGCGGATCGTGCCGTCGCTGGCGACGGCGGGCGCGGTCGTCGTCGCCGCGTTGATCGCCCGCGAGCTGGGTGGCGACCGCCGCGCCCAGGTCCTCACCGCGCTCGCCCAGGCCACCGGGCTGTGGGTGACGCTGTTCGGGCACTTCCTGACGCCGTACTCGCTGGAGCCGCTGCAGTGGGCGCTGCTGCTGTGGCTGCTGGTGCGCTGGACCCGGGTCCGCGACGACCGGCTGCTCCTCGCTGTCGGCCCGCTCCTCGGCCTGGCCGCGCTGACGAAGTTCCAGGTGATCCTGCTGGGCGCGGTGCTGGTCCTCGCGATCGGCGTGGCCGGGCCGCGGGCGATGCTGCGGCGGCCCGCGTTCTGGTGGGCCGCCCTGCTCGGGGCACTGATCGCGTCACCGACACTGGTGTGGCAGGCCGTGCACGGCTGGCCGCAGCTGCGCATGACGTCGGTCGTCGCGCAGGAATCGGTGCTGTTCGGCGGGCCGGGCCCCAACGCGGTGGCGATGCTGCTGCTGGCCGGGCTGCTCGGCACCGTGCTCGTCGTGGTCGGGACGGTCGCGGCGTTCACGACGCCGCGGCTGCGGCCGTACCGCTTCGTCGCGGTGGCCTTCCTCGTGCTGTGGATCGTGTTCGCGGTGACCGTGGGGCGTGCCTACTACCTGTGCGGGCTGCACGGTGCCGTCGCCGCGCTCGGGGCGGTGTGGTTCCAGGAGCGGCGCGCGACCGGGCGACGGCGGTGGTCCTGGGTGGCGTGGCCGGCCGGGGTGCTGTCGGTCGCCCTCGCCGCGGCGATGCTGTCCGCGAGCGCCGGGGCGGCCGACCCCGCCGTGCCGGAGCGGATCGTCGGCGAGGTCGCCCGCGTCCGCGACGGGCTGCCCCCGGACCAGCGGGACCGCGCCGTCGTGGTGGGCGGCTCCTACATCTTCGCCGCCTACGTCGACACCGCCGACCCCGCGCTCGGCCTGCCGCCCGGGTACAGCGGCAACCGCAGCTACGGCTACTTCGACCCGCCCCCGGACGACCACGACGTCGTGATCTTCCTCGGCCGGGACCCCGGCCTGCTGGCACCCACCGGGGTGGTACTGCGACCGGTGACCGACCTCGGCGACGGCAACCGCATCTGGCTGGGCGAGGGCCTGACGCGTCCGTGGTCGCAGGTGTGGCCGCAGCTGCGGACCCTCGTCGTCGACTGA
- a CDS encoding DNA-formamidopyrimidine glycosylase family protein: MPEGDTVYLAGKRLHTALSGHELLRGELRHPRLVEHDLAGLTVTGVVSVGKHLFTRFDDGRSLHSHFRMDGSWHLYRPGMRWRRVAHEARAVLETADRVAVGFALHDLELLATDDEHTLVGHLGPDLLDPDWGPGHDAEALRRMTARAGHPLGLVLLEQRVMAGLGNLYRNDICFLLGLTPWVPVRDVPDLPGVIDLSRRLLSSNKDRPEQTTTGSLAAGEAHWVFERPGRPCRRCGTRIRTADQGDDHRARVTYWCPRCQTGPSPRPVRRATGPRRGAPGRPPPGAARTR; encoded by the coding sequence GTGCCCGAGGGAGACACCGTGTACCTGGCCGGCAAGCGGCTGCACACCGCGCTGTCCGGGCACGAGCTGCTGCGCGGCGAGCTGCGCCATCCGCGCCTGGTCGAGCACGACCTGGCCGGGCTGACCGTGACCGGCGTCGTCTCCGTCGGCAAGCACCTGTTCACCCGGTTCGACGACGGCCGCAGCCTGCACAGCCACTTCCGGATGGACGGCTCCTGGCACCTGTACCGGCCGGGCATGCGGTGGCGCCGGGTCGCGCACGAGGCGCGCGCGGTGCTGGAGACCGCCGACCGGGTCGCGGTCGGGTTCGCCCTGCACGACCTGGAGCTGCTCGCCACCGACGACGAGCACACCCTCGTCGGTCATCTCGGACCCGACCTGCTCGACCCGGACTGGGGCCCCGGCCACGACGCCGAGGCGCTGCGCCGGATGACCGCCCGGGCCGGCCACCCGCTCGGGCTGGTACTGCTCGAACAGCGGGTCATGGCCGGTCTCGGCAACCTCTACCGCAACGACATCTGCTTCCTGCTGGGACTCACGCCCTGGGTGCCGGTCCGCGACGTGCCCGACCTGCCCGGGGTCATCGACCTGTCGCGGCGGCTGCTGTCGTCGAACAAGGACCGCCCGGAGCAGACGACGACCGGCTCGCTGGCCGCCGGCGAGGCGCACTGGGTGTTCGAGCGGCCCGGACGCCCGTGCCGCCGGTGCGGGACCCGCATCCGGACCGCAGACCAGGGCGACGACCACCGGGCCCGGGTCACCTACTGGTGCCCGCGCTGCCAGACGGGACCGTCCCCGCGCCCGGTGCGCCGGGCGACAGGCCCGCGCCGCGGTGCCCCCGGGCGACCGCCACCCGGCGCCGCCCGCACCCGCTGA